The window GTCGCCGCCGGCTACCTCGGCCGCAAGTCCCAGCGTGGCTTCCGCGACTACGCGCGGAAGTAGTGCACGGCCCGCTCCAGGTCCGTGGTTCTACGACCACCCTGGTGGCGGGAACCCGGGGAGGCTGTTGCACGCTCTCTGGTTGTGAGTCCACGGAGCAATCGTCCGCGGCGTCGTGGTCGGCCGGAAGCCGACCGCGACCCGCGCGACCCCTACGTCCCCGTCGTCGACACGGTCGAGGACGGGTGGGTCGTGCGACGCCTTGCCGGTAGCGCCACCGGCAAGACGTACCGCTGCCCCGGGTGCGACCAGGAGGTGCGCGCCGGTACCGCGCACGTCGTCGTCTGGCCCGAGGCCGGCTCCTGGGCCGGCCAGGCGAGTCCCGACGACCGCCGCCACTGGCACTCCCCGTGTTGGGCGGCCCGCCGCCGCCGACGCTGACCGGGTGCGACGATTCATTCGTGGCTCGCATCGTTTCGAACTCTGTCCTGCCGGCGGATCGCCGGGACATCACGCTCCACACCGCTGACGGGCTGACGCTCGTCGGCGAGCTGGCGCTCCCGCTCGAACGGCCCCCCGTCGCCACGCTGCTCTGCCTGCACCCGCTGCCCACCCACGGCGGGATGATGGACAGCCACCTCTTCCGCAAGGCCGCCTGGCGCCTGCCCGCGCTCGCCGACGTCGCCGTGCTGCGCTTTAACACCCGCGGTACGACGTCCGCCCGCGGCACCAGCGAAGGCACGTTCGACAACGCGGTCGGCGAGCGGTACGACGTCGCCGCGGCGATCGAGTACGCCGAGTTCGAGGAACTTCCGAACCCGTGGCTGCTCGGCTGGTCGTTCGGCACCGACCTGACGCTGATGTACGGCTGCGATCCGTCGGTCGTCGGCGCGATTTTGCTCTCCCCGCCGCTCCGCTTCAGCCGCCCGGAGCACCTGACAGTGTGGTCGGACTCCGGTAAGCCGGTTACCGCGCTCGTCCCCGAGTTCGACGACTTCCTTCGCCCGGAAGAAGCGCGGACCAAGTTTGCGCCGCTGAAGCAATTGGAAATCGTTCCAGTGGACGGTGCGAAACACCTCTGGGTGGGTTATGCCGAGCGAGTGCTGGACGAGATCGTCGCGCGAATCGTGTCGCCTGATAGCGTCCCGCTCCCACGTGAATACGACGGCCCGATAGAGACTGGGGACGCCAGCCAGTACGCCGACCAGACGGTAGCCGCGTTCGCGGACGTGCCGAGGCCGGAGCCGCACGCAGACTAGGGGGACCTGTGACGGTCGAGCTGACGTACCAGGAGAGCGGGCACGGCACACCGTTGGTGCTGCTGCACGCGTTCCCGCTCTCCTCGGCGATGTGGGCGACCCAGCACTGGTTGCTGGCCGACACCTGCCGGTTGATCACCCCGGACCAGCGCGGCTGGGGCGACTCCCCGCTGGGCGACGAGGAACCCTCGATGGACGTCCTGGTGGACGACCTCGCGCTGCTGCTCGACGACCTCAAGCTCGACCGCGTAGTGCTCGGCGGCCTCTCGATGGGCGGCTACGTCACGATGGCATTCTTGCGGCGCTATCCGGAGCGGGTGAGCGGGCTGGTGCTCGCGAACACCAAAGCCGCCGCCGACCCCGAGGGAGCCGCGGCGAACCGAGTCCGGATCGCGCACGCGCTGGAGCACACCGAGTCCGCCGAGACGCTCGTCGAGAACGTGTTCGGCAACCTGCTCGGCCAGACGACGCGTTCCGCCAAGCCCGCGGTCGCCGACGCGGTGAAGGCCGCGATCCTGGCCACCCCACCACGGGCCGCGGCGTGGGCGGAGTACGCGATGGCCAAGCGCGCCGACTCGTTCGACGTCCTGCGCGCCGCCGACGTTCCCGCGCTGATCATCGCCGGTGAGGAGGACGCGCTGATCACCGACGCGGACGTCGCCGCGATGGCCGAGGCGCTCCCGGACGCGCGCGTCGTCGAGATCCCGCACGCCGGTCACCTGACCGCGGTCGAGGACCCCACCGCCTTCGACGGCGCCGTCCGCACGTTGCTCGCCCGCGTCTAGCCGCGCCTAGCCGCGCCTGGCTGAGCAGATTGCATTTAGGCGGGTGATAGCCCTTCCAAATGCAATCTGCTTCCGGGGTCAGGCGGGCTTGCCGTCGCTGCGGTCGGCGCGCCAGGTGAGGTCGAGGGTCGGTCCGACGCCGACCGTTGCCCGGTCGTCGTCGACCAGGCCCAGCATCGACCCGGCTCGCGGCCGGTTCGGCCGGTCCCCGTCGCTGTTGGGTACCTCCTGCGATCCGGACGCCACCGGCCCGGACGCCGCCGGTGTACGCCCCGAGCCCCCGGTCGCTCCAGCCGCAGGTGCTCCAGCCGGAGGCACCGCAGCCGAGGTCGCCCCGGTGGTGGTCGCCCCAGCCGTGGGCGCTGCGGCCGTGGGCGGCGTGGGTGTGCGCGCCGCGCCCGTGGTCGCTCCACTCGTGGGCGCCGTGGGTGTGCGCGCCGCGTCCGTGGTCGCCCCAGCCGTGGGTGCTGCGGCCGTGGGCGACGTGGGGGCGGGGGTTGCTGTGGGTGGCGGGGGAGGGGGCAGCGGCGGGCGTGCCGGGGACGTGGGGACCGGGTTGGCGGCCAGCCGGGCGCCTAGCGTCTGGCGCGGCGGCCCCGGCTTCGGCGTCTCGGGCTTCGGCGCGCCGGAGTTACCGTTGCTGCTGTGCTTCGTCGCGTCGCCGCTCGGGGCGTCCGCCTCCGGCTGCTTTGCCTGCTGCAGTGGCAGCGTCCGGGGCCTGTCGCCGCCGACGGCGGACGTATCACCGCCCGGGGCAGGCTTGTGCGAGCCGGCGGTGGTCTGCTCCGCCTCGGTGAGGGTGGCGCTCCGGCCTGCCCACGCGGTGCCGCTGCGTGCGGCGAACGTGGCGCCGGGCTTCGGCGCAGCACCGTTCGCCGCCCCCGCGGACTCACGCCCGGCCGCGCTGCCGCCCGGGGAGGGAGCATCGCCGCCCGCCGAGCCACGTT is drawn from Cryptosporangium aurantiacum and contains these coding sequences:
- a CDS encoding alpha/beta hydrolase — protein: MARIVSNSVLPADRRDITLHTADGLTLVGELALPLERPPVATLLCLHPLPTHGGMMDSHLFRKAAWRLPALADVAVLRFNTRGTTSARGTSEGTFDNAVGERYDVAAAIEYAEFEELPNPWLLGWSFGTDLTLMYGCDPSVVGAILLSPPLRFSRPEHLTVWSDSGKPVTALVPEFDDFLRPEEARTKFAPLKQLEIVPVDGAKHLWVGYAERVLDEIVARIVSPDSVPLPREYDGPIETGDASQYADQTVAAFADVPRPEPHAD
- a CDS encoding alpha/beta fold hydrolase; amino-acid sequence: MTVELTYQESGHGTPLVLLHAFPLSSAMWATQHWLLADTCRLITPDQRGWGDSPLGDEEPSMDVLVDDLALLLDDLKLDRVVLGGLSMGGYVTMAFLRRYPERVSGLVLANTKAAADPEGAAANRVRIAHALEHTESAETLVENVFGNLLGQTTRSAKPAVADAVKAAILATPPRAAAWAEYAMAKRADSFDVLRAADVPALIIAGEEDALITDADVAAMAEALPDARVVEIPHAGHLTAVEDPTAFDGAVRTLLARV